A single genomic interval of Candidatus Cloacimonadaceae bacterium harbors:
- a CDS encoding MjaI family restriction endonuclease, which yields MALSYQIIHQGSVEDFGRNLYESQIRQWGKYKYSLEECKRWEYDLFITQSLKGNLIEDKAKKVISLQLPSLDVIDASAELDSEYRIDLVVKKNGTEVCGIQIKPHTFYFMRQNVVSFNYVANTSWGKPVYYLIYDEREEFTNLPEIVSKIQDIVG from the coding sequence ATGGCTCTATCTTATCAGATTATTCACCAAGGCTCAGTGGAGGACTTTGGACGAAATCTTTATGAGTCGCAGATCAGGCAGTGGGGCAAATACAAGTACTCTCTTGAGGAATGTAAAAGGTGGGAATATGATTTGTTTATCACTCAATCTCTGAAAGGGAATCTCATTGAAGATAAAGCAAAGAAAGTCATCAGCTTACAATTACCCTCACTTGATGTAATTGATGCCTCTGCAGAGCTTGATTCCGAGTATCGCATTGATCTTGTGGTTAAGAAGAACGGAACAGAAGTTTGTGGTATCCAGATCAAGCCCCACACTTTTTATTTCATGAGACAGAATGTAGTTAGCTTCAATTATGTGGCTAACACATCCTGGGGTAAACCAGTCTACTACTTGATTTACGATGAGAGAGAAGAGTTTACAAACTTACCGGAGATTGTCTCTAAAATACAAGATATTGTTGGTTAA